The segment GTTAGCATTCTTATTTCCTAGTGATATTAGCGAGTCTTGATATACTCAGGTCGCTTTTCCGGTTGCCGTCAGTATAGTCCTAAGGTGATAAGCGGGAGAAGAATGAATCAACCCACGAATTTTTCAAACACAGGCGATCTAACGCGATTAGAGCGTTTCGAATTTAATGATGACGTTATTCGTCGCTTTAAACAGGAAGAAGCGATCCCGGTCGATTTTTACAATAAGAACGGGCAAATTCTTATTCATCGAAAGAACAACGCTTCTGAAGCAGATATCAATCGTCTTCAAAAATTCGAGGCCCAAGGGATTTATTTTCTAATATCGGAGAGGGATAAAGTAACTATAAAATTCGATCTTCCAGATTCTGTTCATGGCCGAAAAGTATCGTTCATAAAATTAGTTAATCCTGACCTTGCGGTTCAATTGGCGACCGACGCGTCTTCTTTATTGAAGGAGCTTCGCGATTATCCGTTGAACGGTAATCACGTCCGAAAGGTTTCAAAAGCGATCAACGAAATTCTGGAAGACTTTGCATCTAGTTCCGATATGGAAATGGGTTTATTAAACGTTATCGAAGTCATGAAAGGCGCGGGAGTTGAAACGGACTCGGAAATTCTTACAAAGCGCACCATCATTTCCATGGCGATGAAACTTCGAGGACTAAAGGCTCTTTCAAGCAAAGATTCGGAAATTTCAAAGAATCAACAAATCAATCTGATGATGGCATCCTACATGGTTGATATCGGCAAATCTAGGATGAAATTACCTGTCCATAAAGATCTAAGCCAGGAAGAATTCGAGTATGTGAAAAATCATCCGATCATTAGCTATTTGATGATCGCTAATTTAAGCACGATTCAGCCACAGGTTAAATCGGCCGTATTAAATAGCCATAGACCGTATAAAGGCGAGGGTTTGAATAATAATTATCCTCAGACAGCCATATTACTTCAGAAGCTTCTCGGGTATTATGAAAAATATAAGGATGACCCGACTCGTGCGATATTGGTGGAAGACCTACAAAAACAAATTCAGTATTTGCAATCGAATACGTATAGCGAAGATGATCCGTCAATAATATCAATCTCAGGAGAATTCGCCTCTTTAAGTTCGAAACAGGATTGGCGAGAAGCGTACGATTCGATCACGTCGATGAAGATCATTCTGAATAACAGCTTTTTTTCTTATAACGAAAAAGTGGTAAAAGATTTTTTCGATTTTATGGCATTGAGTTTATGCGAAAATCGAAGCGTTTTAAATCCCGGCGATTACGTTATCGTAGTTTCTTCAGATTCCCAGCGCAAAATCCATTTCGAGACCTGCGTTATTAAGGAAATTAATCGGAATCAAACACGTCCTCTATTGGAACGAATCGGATCGATTCGACCGATCCTAACAAACAAGGGTAAAATTCGCATAGCGGGGTATGATCGGAAATCGTTTAGTCCTGATCGGCGCAAAGCTATTTTTAATTTAGGAAACGCAGTGGATCCGAGACGAGTCGTCTATATGATAGCTCCGGAATTGGATCCTCCTTTATTTGATCTTATTGATAGAAATTACCGGCAAACCGCTCCGAAATCTGTCGCGTAAGACAAAACTCTTTTATCCCCATAATCAAGGAAACGGACTTTCTTCCGCCGCGGGGTTCTTGTTTTCTGGTACTTGTATGCCTTCAAGCTGGGGTAAAGTATTTCGCATTAGCACTTTCGGGGAATCACACGGTGAATCTGTCGGAGTCGTCGTCGAGGGAGTTCCCGCTGGGATTCCTATTCGATTGGAAGAGATCCAAAAAGACCTGAATCGTCGTCGACCGGGTCAAAGTAATCTAACGACACCTAGGGATGAATCGGATACCGTTCGCGTCGTATCGGGTGTTTTCGAAGGAAAGACGATCGGAAGTCCGATTGCATTAATCGTTAATAACCAAAATACGATTTCCAAGGATTATGAAAACCTACGCGATACCTTTCGGCCCTCTCATGCCGA is part of the Leptospira broomii serovar Hurstbridge str. 5399 genome and harbors:
- a CDS encoding HD-GYP domain-containing protein → MNQPTNFSNTGDLTRLERFEFNDDVIRRFKQEEAIPVDFYNKNGQILIHRKNNASEADINRLQKFEAQGIYFLISERDKVTIKFDLPDSVHGRKVSFIKLVNPDLAVQLATDASSLLKELRDYPLNGNHVRKVSKAINEILEDFASSSDMEMGLLNVIEVMKGAGVETDSEILTKRTIISMAMKLRGLKALSSKDSEISKNQQINLMMASYMVDIGKSRMKLPVHKDLSQEEFEYVKNHPIISYLMIANLSTIQPQVKSAVLNSHRPYKGEGLNNNYPQTAILLQKLLGYYEKYKDDPTRAILVEDLQKQIQYLQSNTYSEDDPSIISISGEFASLSSKQDWREAYDSITSMKIILNNSFFSYNEKVVKDFFDFMALSLCENRSVLNPGDYVIVVSSDSQRKIHFETCVIKEINRNQTRPLLERIGSIRPILTNKGKIRIAGYDRKSFSPDRRKAIFNLGNAVDPRRVVYMIAPELDPPLFDLIDRNYRQTAPKSVA